The genomic DNA CAGCTGGTTATAATCACTCTTGGTTGGGTGGCAATTTTGTAGACGACTTTGCAAAAGGAAATTCTGATGCCAAATGGGAAGCTAGATTTAATATTAATATTGGGTACTATTTTTAGCATTTATATAGAAATTAAAGAAGATTTAAAACTCTTATAAAAATTAAATTATAATTAAAAACAAAATTATTATGGCCAAGAAAATTATAAGAAGTGATGAAAAAAAATCCATTTTTGGACTGGAAGTGAACGGGCCTGTTTTTTTCACCTCTGCAATTACTATCATTATCATTATAACATTAACCTTGATGTTTAAAGACAAGGCTGAACAACAATTTACAGCAATTCAAAATTTTGTAGCAAATAAGGCAGGTTGGTTTTTTATATTAAGCGTAAATGTATTTCTAATATTTATGATTTATTTGGCCTTTAGTAAATTTGGTCAGTTAAGGATAGGAGGACAAACTGCAAAACCTGAATTTAAAACCCTCTCTTGGTTTGCGATGCTATTTAGCGCAGGAATGGGAATTGGGTTGTTGTTTTGGAGCATTTCAGAACCTATTTATCATTTTTTAAGTCCACCGATGGCAGTAGGCGAAACTGCTGAAGCTGCTAAAGAAGCTATGAAATTTACATTTCTGCACTGGGGTTTGCATGCTTGGGCAGTATATGCACTAGTAGGGTTGTCTTTGGCGTATTTTACATATTCACGTGGACTCCCACTTACTATCAGATCTGTTTTTTATCCTTTTTTAGGAGATAAAATTTATGGGAAAATTGGAGATGCTATAGATATCTTTGCTGTACTAGCCACTTTATTTGGTCTAGCAACCTCCTTAGGTATGGGAGTGCAACAAATTGCTGCAGGATTAAATCACCTCTTTGGAATAGATAGCGGTGTATTAACTCAAATTATTTTAATTGGAGGAATCACCTTAATTGCTACTATTTCAGTAGTTTTAGGAGTTGATAAAGGAGTGAGAGTTTTGAGTGAATGGAATATGAGAGTAGCGGTGCTGTTTCTATTGATAGTTCTTGTATTAGGACCAACGATTTTTATCTTTAAATCTTTTGTACAAAATACAGGGAATTACTTATCTAGTTTAATTGAAATTTCAACCTGGACAGAAAGTTACACGGGTTCCAATTGGCAAAATACCTGGACCATATTTTATTGGGGTTGGTGGATTGCGTGGTCTCCCTTTGTTGGAATGTTTATTGCTCGTATATCCAAAGGACGTACTATACGAGAGTTTATCTTGGGTGTTTTATTAGTGCCTTCTATTGTTACTTTTTTATGGATTTCAGCTTTTGGAAGTACTGCAATAAATGAAGCGATTCTAGGAAATGATGCTATTGTAAATGCCGTGAATGATAATGTTGCCACTGCATTGTTTGTGTTTTTAGAAGATTATCCTTTTGCATTTATTCTTAATATTATTGCTATAATTTTAATTGCAGGATTCTTTGTTACTTCTTCAGATTCTGGGTCTTTGGTAGTTGATAGTTTAACCACTGGAGGTAAAATAGATGCTCCTGTGGGACAAAGAATATTTTGGGCAATTACAGAAGGAGGTGTTGCTGCTGTTCTTTTAATAGGTGGTGGGTTACAGGCACTTCAAACAGCAACTATTGTAACAGGTTTGCCCTTTGCTATAATTTTAATAGTCATGTGCTTTTCACTTTACAAAGGTTTAAGCGAAGATCTACGGAAACTAAAGAAACGAGAGTCTCAAAAAGAATTAGAAAATTATGAGGAAATAGTTTCTACCATCGTTAAAAAACGAAATATAAATAAGGAAAACAATACTAAATAATTCGAATAATGACTGAAATAAAAAACATATTGGTTGCTTTAGACCTTTCTGATATTGACAATACCTTAATTGAGTATGCGTCCTTTATTGCCGAATCTCTTAAGGTTGAAAAGGTGTACTTTGTACATAACATTAAAAAATATGAAATCTCAGAATTATTTGAAGAACAATTAAAGGATATTAATCTTGACGAAATAATTGGAGATGAGTTGAATGAAAAGATAACAGAAAAATTCACATCTTCAGTATCATGGGAAGTACTTATCTCAGAAGATCCTTATTCTGAATCTCTTATTAATTATATCGTTGATAAATATGTAATTCACCTCGCTTTAATTGGAAATAAAAATAAATCTAGAGGTACTGGAGTGGTTAGCGGAAAGTTATTACGTCTACTCAAATGCAATATTCTATCCATCCCAAAAGACACTACACCTGCGATTACTAGTATTTGGGTAGGAACAGATTTTTCTAATGCTTCTAGAAAGGTTTTTAAAGTAGCTGAAAAATTACAAAAAACGACTACCGCGAAGGTAAAGGCAATGCATGTATACAATGTACCGTTACAATTCTCTCCTTATATTCCAAAAGAACATCTCGACTCGAAGATAGAGAATCATTTGAAGGAAAAATACGAGAAGTTTATAAAAAAGATTGCATTTAATGGAGAATTAACTTCAGAAATTATTTTAGGCAGAGACATTGGTATTGCAGAAAAATTAATATCGAAAGCAGAAGCCTCTGGGGTAGATCTTATTATTGTTGGAGATAAAGGGAGAAACACTTTTTCTTCCTTACTTATAGGAAGCGTTACTGAAGAGCTTTTCAATCAGGACATGGAAGTACCTTTATGGATTGTAAAATAATTTAGAAAAACAGGAACCTTAAAAAATGCTAAAAAATAAGGAATGTAGCACACATCGGAAATACATTAGAGGATTGGTAGAAAAATGACACTATCCTAAAAACTGTGTAAGTTTAAAATTCAGGATTAACTTTTTTATAGTTTAATCCTGTTTTTATATGTAGCAAAAAAATGGTTTAGAATAATTCCACAATTTCTAATTGAAATTTTCTATTTTTTAGTACTTTCTCTTAACTCTAATTAGGCGGATTTCATCACTACGTTATCTGTTGGATAAGAAAGTTTATTTTTGGTGTATTTTCTAATTACCTCAATTAGGTTCTCTATTAAGTTGTAATACAAGTAATAGTTCTTATTTCCATAAGATTTGCTTCATTCCTTTTTTTTAATGATTTTTTATCTTGTCTAAACAAATTATATACAGGGATTTATAATTTGATTATATTTATTTTTTAGCATATAAGTATCTAAATTTAAAGTTTTTTATTTAAAAATAGTTAGCAAAATAAACCGTTTAGCAAGCCATTTTAAATGCATTAAACCTTGTGCTATTACAAAACCATTTACTTGCTTTTATTTAGTTTTTATAGTTCCATTTCTATACAAATCTAATGCCTCATTTAATACCAATTTAATAAAATGAATTGGTAAGTCTTTATTTGGGTTTACTCTAAGAATTTTCATTCGAGAACGGCCTCCTTCTTCTAACTCTATATATTTTAAATATTTTCCTTCAACCATTAAGAGATAAGGTTCATCTGTTTTTTTATCAGTCCAAAGATAGCAGAGTACTTTTTCCTTATAACAAAAACAAGGCATTCCCCATTTTCTTGTTTCCGAAATATTATCATCTTGTCTAATAATAATTTTTCTTAAAGTAATTAGGCAGCTTTTATTAGGTTCTTCCTTTTTTAAATAATAAAGATCAGTTTCTCGAATCATTTTTATTTAAAGTTATTTTACAGCAATTAAAATATCAATTTCTGCATCATTCGGGTTTTGCGCTTTCTCTCCAAAAACCTCAAAATCTGCCGTATAAACTCGCTCTAAATCCATTTTCCATATTTCCATCCATTTATTAATGATTAATCCTTTTGTTAAATCTCCTTTAGTAGAAAATTTACTATAATTTCCTCCTTTAAAAGACTTACCAATCATTCCGTTGGGTATTTCATTTAGGTTTTTAACTTTACAGCCTAAAACCGTTGTGTATGGTTTTGTGAAATCACTTTCATATTCTGTATAAATTGAATAAATAGTATTATCAACTTTATTAGGAATTTTTTCAAGAATGCCTTCCGAGACAAACTTATTCCACAACGCTGCAATGTCTATTGCTGCTTGTTCGTTTTCATTAGTAGTTCTTATTGAAATACCAATTACTTTAAATGATTTAACGGTTACTCTGTTCATGTTTTAATGTTTCTATGATTTATAATATTGCAAAAGTAAATCTAGGTTATGACAAAGGTGTGTCAGGGGGTGTTAAGTATTTTTCTCTACAAATTTCAAAATACTCTCGAAGGGATATTTTTTGAGGTTCAAAATGTTGATTTTGAACAATTAATTTATGAATATGGTCTAAACGAAAAGCCCTAAAATCATTTCTTAGCTTACATACAGCAATCAAAAGCCAGTTTTCCTGAGTACTGTATAAAGCGAAAGGCTCTATGGTTCGTTTAGTACTTTCTCCTTGTAAAGATTTATATTCAATTTCAATAAGATTAAAATCTGAAATAGCAGATTGAATAATCATTAAATAATTACTAGTTTTCTGATTGTCTGTGTTATTTCTAAAATGTATTTTTTCAGATAAGAATTCAACTTTTTCTTTTTGTGAATGTTGTAAAGTTGATTTTATTTTAGCTACTGCATTTTGGTATTCTATTGCGAAAGATTTGTCTTTATTTTTTAGTACAAGTTGTTCTGCTGTAATTAAAGCATTTGCTTCTTTTTCTGTAAACATAACTGGTGGAAGATTAAAACCCTCCATTAAGGAATATCCTTTTCCTTCTTCGGTAATTATTGGAATACCAGAGTTTTCAAGGGTTCTAATGTCTCGATATATTGTTCGAATACTTACACTATGTTTTTCAGCAATTTCTCGTGCCGTCAATATTCGTTTTGATTGCAATTGGGTTAGAATAGCGGTTAGTCTCGAAAGTCGTGGTTTTTTGTCCATATTGGGCAGTTTTTACTGTTTGTGTTTAATAGTAGCACTACTATAGCGTCTTTAAATAATTGAAATCAGTAGGTTAGCAAAACTAGATTTTTTTATTAGAAAATCAATATTTAAAACCTCTGTCTTATAAAGTTTTAGAAAGCAATAAAAAAGGAAACACAATTTTAAGTCATATTCTTAAATCAGATGGTATCTTTGCATCTTATTTTAATCTATGTCTGTAAACACACTTTTAATAACTCCGCCATTTACGCAATTAAACACGGCGTACCCTGCAACCGCATACATTAAAGGTTTTTTAGATTCCAAAGATGTAAAAGCAACGCAATTAGATTTAAGTATCGAATTGTTTACAGCGGTATTTACAAAAGAATTTATAGATGCTATTTTTAAACAAGCAGAAATGCTTGGTAATAAAGAATTGCCTTTGGTTTGGAACCAAAAGGAAGACTATATAAATAAGGTAGATTCTGTAATGAGTTATTTACGTGTACAAGAAGTTACCGCTGCGTACCAAATTGTACATAAAGATTATTTACCACACGGACATAGACGTATTAAATTAGACAAAGATTTAACAACTGAGTTTGGTAAATTAGGCATTTTAGATAAAGCCAAACACATTGCAACCTTGTTTGTAGAAGAGTTGGGCGATTTTATAAATTTAAATGTAGATGAGTTTTTCTCGTTTACACGTTATGCAGAACAAATAGCAAGAGCAGCTTCTAGTTTT from Polaribacter sp. ALD11 includes the following:
- a CDS encoding BCCT family transporter; its protein translation is MAKKIIRSDEKKSIFGLEVNGPVFFTSAITIIIIITLTLMFKDKAEQQFTAIQNFVANKAGWFFILSVNVFLIFMIYLAFSKFGQLRIGGQTAKPEFKTLSWFAMLFSAGMGIGLLFWSISEPIYHFLSPPMAVGETAEAAKEAMKFTFLHWGLHAWAVYALVGLSLAYFTYSRGLPLTIRSVFYPFLGDKIYGKIGDAIDIFAVLATLFGLATSLGMGVQQIAAGLNHLFGIDSGVLTQIILIGGITLIATISVVLGVDKGVRVLSEWNMRVAVLFLLIVLVLGPTIFIFKSFVQNTGNYLSSLIEISTWTESYTGSNWQNTWTIFYWGWWIAWSPFVGMFIARISKGRTIREFILGVLLVPSIVTFLWISAFGSTAINEAILGNDAIVNAVNDNVATALFVFLEDYPFAFILNIIAIILIAGFFVTSSDSGSLVVDSLTTGGKIDAPVGQRIFWAITEGGVAAVLLIGGGLQALQTATIVTGLPFAIILIVMCFSLYKGLSEDLRKLKKRESQKELENYEEIVSTIVKKRNINKENNTK
- a CDS encoding universal stress protein yields the protein MTEIKNILVALDLSDIDNTLIEYASFIAESLKVEKVYFVHNIKKYEISELFEEQLKDINLDEIIGDELNEKITEKFTSSVSWEVLISEDPYSESLINYIVDKYVIHLALIGNKNKSRGTGVVSGKLLRLLKCNILSIPKDTTPAITSIWVGTDFSNASRKVFKVAEKLQKTTTAKVKAMHVYNVPLQFSPYIPKEHLDSKIENHLKEKYEKFIKKIAFNGELTSEIILGRDIGIAEKLISKAEASGVDLIIVGDKGRNTFSSLLIGSVTEELFNQDMEVPLWIVK
- a CDS encoding DUF1801 domain-containing protein; protein product: MIRETDLYYLKKEEPNKSCLITLRKIIIRQDDNISETRKWGMPCFCYKEKVLCYLWTDKKTDEPYLLMVEGKYLKYIELEEGGRSRMKILRVNPNKDLPIHFIKLVLNEALDLYRNGTIKTK
- a CDS encoding GyrI-like domain-containing protein, which produces MNRVTVKSFKVIGISIRTTNENEQAAIDIAALWNKFVSEGILEKIPNKVDNTIYSIYTEYESDFTKPYTTVLGCKVKNLNEIPNGMIGKSFKGGNYSKFSTKGDLTKGLIINKWMEIWKMDLERVYTADFEVFGEKAQNPNDAEIDILIAVK
- a CDS encoding YafY family protein — its product is MDKKPRLSRLTAILTQLQSKRILTAREIAEKHSVSIRTIYRDIRTLENSGIPIITEEGKGYSLMEGFNLPPVMFTEKEANALITAEQLVLKNKDKSFAIEYQNAVAKIKSTLQHSQKEKVEFLSEKIHFRNNTDNQKTSNYLMIIQSAISDFNLIEIEYKSLQGESTKRTIEPFALYSTQENWLLIAVCKLRNDFRAFRLDHIHKLIVQNQHFEPQKISLREYFEICREKYLTPPDTPLS